One window of Deltaproteobacteria bacterium genomic DNA carries:
- the glgC gene encoding glucose-1-phosphate adenylyltransferase yields the protein MILAGGEGRRLYPLTAERAKPAVPFGGRYRIIDFVLSNFVNSGFYRIKVLTQYKSDSLNKHLSRGWNLSTMVGHYVEAVPPQQRMGPDWFKGSADAIYQNMNLITDERPKIVCVFGADHIFKMDVRQMVLVHLAMQSACTIAAIPVPVEEARSFGVIEVDEDWKVVGFQEKPTKPREIPDRPGWALASMGNYIFDIDPLVDVLKRDAKRADSKHDFGQDILPTLMTEGRMYAYDFSKNRVPGMHDREVGYWRDVGDLDAYFAANMDLVSVTPVIDIHNQAWPIHTFAHPAAPAKFVFADDEHKRMGVATDSLVSEGCIVSGGRLNRCVLSRFVRVNSYSKVEHSILLDEVVIGRHAQVRNAIIDKHAHIKPGAKIGFDDAADRARFHVTKKGIIVVPKGAVVD from the coding sequence ATGATCCTCGCCGGCGGAGAAGGCAGGCGGCTCTATCCCCTGACGGCGGAGCGCGCCAAGCCCGCCGTGCCTTTTGGCGGTCGCTACCGCATCATCGATTTTGTGCTGTCGAATTTCGTCAACTCGGGCTTCTACCGCATCAAGGTGCTCACGCAGTACAAGTCCGACTCGCTCAACAAGCACCTCTCGCGCGGATGGAACCTCTCGACCATGGTCGGTCACTACGTCGAGGCGGTGCCCCCGCAGCAGCGCATGGGTCCCGACTGGTTCAAGGGCTCGGCCGACGCGATCTACCAGAACATGAACCTCATCACGGATGAACGCCCGAAAATCGTGTGCGTGTTCGGCGCGGACCACATCTTCAAAATGGACGTTCGCCAGATGGTGCTGGTCCACCTCGCGATGCAGTCGGCGTGCACGATCGCGGCGATCCCCGTGCCGGTCGAGGAAGCGCGGTCCTTCGGCGTCATCGAGGTCGACGAAGACTGGAAGGTCGTGGGGTTTCAGGAAAAGCCGACGAAGCCCCGCGAGATCCCCGATCGCCCCGGCTGGGCGCTGGCCAGCATGGGCAACTACATTTTCGACATCGACCCGCTCGTGGACGTGCTCAAGCGCGACGCGAAGCGCGCCGACTCCAAGCACGACTTCGGCCAGGACATCCTGCCGACGCTTATGACCGAAGGGCGAATGTACGCCTACGACTTTTCGAAGAATCGCGTCCCCGGCATGCACGACCGCGAGGTCGGCTACTGGCGCGACGTGGGGGACCTCGACGCCTACTTCGCCGCGAACATGGACCTGGTTTCGGTCACGCCCGTGATCGACATCCACAATCAGGCGTGGCCGATCCACACCTTCGCGCATCCCGCCGCGCCCGCCAAATTCGTTTTCGCCGACGACGAGCACAAGCGCATGGGCGTGGCGACCGACTCGCTCGTGAGCGAGGGGTGTATCGTCTCCGGCGGACGGCTCAATCGATGCGTGCTGTCGCGCTTTGTGCGCGTGAATTCCTATTCCAAGGTCGAGCACTCCATCTTGCTCGACGAGGTGGTGATCGGCCGCCATGCGCAAGTGCGAAACGCGATCATCGACAAACACGCGCACATCAAACCGGGGGCGAAAATCGGATTCGACGACGCGGCCGACCGGGCCCGCTTCCACGTGACAAAAAAGGGCATCATCGTGGTTCCCAAAGGCGCCGTGGTCGACTAA
- a CDS encoding galactose-1-phosphate uridylyltransferase — MSEAHPARAQIRVDPFGGHRVILAPDRANRPYAYAKPEPPVERGECPFCPGKEHETPPEIFALRDNAPNTPGWRSRVVPNKFPALNHAADITEVGAPWEHIEPGLGAHEVLIEHSDHHWTWADASVEEALRVLTILRDRAAAHAHEVRWAYTQIFRNEGREAGASLAHPHTQILSLPFVPLPLVRETESFGAHHATTGRCLMCDVIERERESGVRWITGVGCAAAFAPFAPRFAYETWIAPTVHEARFEESADEVLADAAQILIDLARRMRRVLWRFDHNWVLHTQPQNPLLPGVFHWHIEWTTRLGRAAGFERATDTYINSVPPEVAAASLRAAGA, encoded by the coding sequence GTGAGCGAGGCGCACCCGGCACGCGCCCAGATCCGCGTCGATCCTTTCGGCGGACATCGCGTCATCCTCGCTCCCGACCGGGCCAATCGACCATACGCCTACGCAAAGCCCGAGCCGCCGGTCGAGCGCGGCGAATGTCCGTTCTGCCCCGGCAAGGAACACGAAACGCCGCCGGAAATCTTCGCACTTCGCGACAACGCGCCGAATACACCCGGGTGGCGTTCGCGGGTCGTTCCGAACAAGTTCCCCGCCCTCAATCACGCGGCCGACATCACGGAAGTGGGCGCGCCGTGGGAACACATCGAGCCGGGCCTCGGCGCGCACGAGGTGCTGATCGAGCACTCCGACCATCATTGGACTTGGGCGGATGCGAGCGTTGAGGAAGCCCTGCGGGTGCTGACGATCCTGAGAGACCGCGCCGCCGCCCACGCGCACGAGGTGCGATGGGCGTACACGCAGATCTTTCGCAACGAGGGCCGTGAAGCGGGCGCGTCGCTCGCCCACCCGCACACGCAGATTCTGTCGCTGCCCTTTGTCCCGCTTCCGCTCGTGCGGGAAACCGAAAGTTTCGGTGCACACCACGCGACAACGGGGCGCTGCCTGATGTGCGACGTGATCGAACGTGAGCGCGAATCGGGCGTGCGTTGGATCACCGGCGTTGGGTGCGCAGCGGCGTTTGCGCCCTTCGCGCCGCGTTTCGCCTACGAAACGTGGATTGCGCCGACGGTTCACGAAGCGCGGTTCGAAGAGTCGGCGGATGAGGTGCTCGCGGATGCCGCCCAAATCCTGATCGACCTGGCGCGGCGGATGCGCCGCGTGCTCTGGCGATTTGATCACAACTGGGTCTTGCACACGCAACCCCAAAATCCTTTACTGCCGGGCGTGTTTCACTGGCACATCGAATGGACGACGCGCCTCGGGCGCGCCGCGGGATTCGAGCGGGCGACCGACACGTACATCAACTCCGTGCCGCCCGAGGTCGCCGCCGCATCGCTACGCGCGGCGGGAGCGTGA
- the kdsB gene encoding 3-deoxy-manno-octulosonate cytidylyltransferase: MKVVAVIPARFASTRFPGKPLVLIDGVEMVVHVARRAALARSVDRIIVATDHDAVRDVATRAGFDAVMTRADHPSGTDRVAEAALPLDVDLVVNVQGDEPLLDPEHIDAAVAPFASDAALQMGSLKTPLRDAADLWNPNCAKVVADANDFAIYFSRSPIPFVRDAMDGEPVREWRPEFDGMFFKHIGLYVYRKEFLRRFTAMPPSRLEQIEKLEQLRAIEAGIRIKVPTVESDSWGVDTPADLERMRDRVGGRKE, encoded by the coding sequence ATGAAGGTCGTCGCCGTCATTCCGGCCCGGTTCGCGTCCACGCGATTCCCCGGAAAACCCCTTGTCCTGATCGACGGGGTCGAAATGGTGGTGCACGTTGCGCGGCGAGCCGCGCTCGCCCGCTCGGTCGATCGGATCATTGTGGCGACGGACCACGACGCCGTTCGGGACGTCGCCACGCGGGCCGGGTTCGACGCCGTCATGACGCGCGCCGATCATCCCAGCGGAACCGACCGCGTTGCCGAGGCCGCATTGCCGCTCGACGTCGATTTGGTGGTCAACGTGCAGGGCGACGAACCGCTGCTCGATCCGGAACACATCGACGCGGCGGTGGCGCCGTTTGCATCGGACGCGGCCTTGCAGATGGGATCGCTCAAGACTCCGCTTCGGGACGCCGCGGATCTGTGGAATCCGAACTGCGCGAAGGTGGTCGCCGACGCGAACGACTTCGCGATCTATTTTTCGCGATCGCCGATCCCTTTTGTGCGCGACGCGATGGACGGCGAGCCCGTCCGCGAATGGCGGCCGGAGTTCGACGGTATGTTCTTCAAGCACATCGGACTCTATGTGTATCGCAAGGAGTTTCTTCGGCGCTTTACGGCCATGCCGCCGTCGCGTCTGGAGCAGATCGAAAAGCTCGAGCAGCTTCGCGCGATCGAGGCGGGCATTCGAATCAAGGTGCCGACGGTCGAGTCGGACAGTTGGGGTGTCGATACGCCCGCCGATCTGGAGCGCATGCGCGACCGGGTCGGCGGCCGAAAGGAATAG
- a CDS encoding ketoacyl-ACP synthase III produces MKILSVASALPRRRVDNSELATTLGIGEAALASRVGTTERRYVGGEETGAKLLASASDDALAQAGRTREQVRAIVASTVTPDHQFPGNAAFLQKEWALPGAAILDARACDGGFLHSLDVARTFIDAGTFDLVLLAACDLFSTYLRHEPEGASVTPWFGDGAAACVLAPCDDDSGILALEVGNDPAHVEAFWAKDPGTYVRPRMTRETIEKGLWHFTIDMDAMARETARLMPAICRRALEKAGVGASDVSIFIGSAILPEWGAAVADELGIPRERVPATHDSIGYCGTALLPINIERALRSGRVKSGDVILAASVGAGIAFGAMVYRV; encoded by the coding sequence GTGAAGATTCTTTCCGTGGCGAGCGCGTTGCCGCGGCGTCGCGTGGACAATTCCGAACTCGCGACAACCCTTGGGATCGGCGAGGCGGCCCTCGCATCGCGCGTCGGCACCACGGAGCGGCGCTACGTCGGCGGAGAAGAGACCGGCGCGAAGCTCCTGGCGTCCGCGTCCGATGACGCGCTCGCTCAGGCGGGACGCACGCGTGAGCAGGTCCGCGCGATCGTGGCCTCGACCGTCACGCCAGACCACCAGTTTCCGGGCAACGCCGCGTTCCTGCAGAAGGAGTGGGCGCTGCCCGGCGCGGCGATCCTCGATGCGCGCGCGTGCGATGGCGGCTTCCTGCACTCGCTCGATGTCGCGCGGACCTTCATCGACGCGGGCACCTTCGATCTCGTCCTGCTCGCGGCGTGCGACCTGTTCTCGACCTACCTGCGGCACGAGCCCGAGGGTGCGTCCGTCACGCCGTGGTTCGGCGACGGCGCGGCCGCGTGCGTGCTGGCGCCTTGCGACGACGACTCCGGAATCCTCGCGCTGGAGGTCGGGAACGATCCCGCGCACGTCGAGGCGTTTTGGGCGAAGGATCCCGGGACATACGTGCGCCCGCGCATGACGCGCGAAACCATCGAAAAGGGTCTGTGGCATTTCACCATCGACATGGATGCGATGGCGCGCGAGACCGCCCGCCTGATGCCCGCTATTTGCCGCCGCGCCTTGGAAAAAGCCGGGGTGGGAGCGAGCGACGTGTCGATCTTTATCGGGTCCGCGATCCTGCCCGAGTGGGGCGCGGCGGTCGCCGACGAACTCGGCATCCCGCGCGAGCGCGTCCCCGCCACGCACGACAGCATCGGCTATTGCGGAACGGCGCTCCTGCCGATCAACATCGAGCGCGCGCTCCGGTCCGGACGGGTGAAGAGCGGCGACGTGATCCTCGCCGCGTCGGTCGGCGCGGGGATCGCGTTCGGGGCGATGGTCTATCGCGTGTGA
- a CDS encoding CTP synthase: MKKKHVKFIFVTGGVVSSLGKGVAAASLGAILEARGLRVAILKLDPYINVDPGTMNPFQHGEVFVTDDGSETDLDLGHYERFISTRTSKRNNFTAGQVYDSVISKERKGEFLGGTVQVIPHITDEIKARIRAAAEGVDIVMVEVGGTVGDIESLPFLEAIRQFRYDEGPENTAYIHLTLVPYLEGAGELKTKPTQHSVKELREIGIQPDVIICRSDQPLSKSIKAKIALFCNVKEEAVISAITVSHVYAIPLHFHEEGMDDIILETLGVWAAEPDLKAWKSINRALVSPKKKTRIAIVGKYVHLKDSYKSLNEALVHGGIANKTKVELIFVDSEELSSSEECAKRFADVGGILVPGGFGLRGIEGKILAARYARENRVPYFGICLGLQIATIEFARHVCGMEGANSTEFNKKSPYPVICLMAEQENVTKMGATMRLGAYDCHVTKGTHAMKAYKETDISERHRHRFEVNNSLLAKLEEKGLIVSGRNLAQNLVEIVEIPDHPWFLGCQFHPEFKSRPVDCHPLFRDFVAASVAHRQEDCDEGAISIHEMKSGVE; encoded by the coding sequence ATGAAGAAGAAACACGTGAAATTCATTTTCGTGACCGGAGGGGTTGTCTCGTCGCTGGGCAAGGGGGTCGCGGCGGCGAGTCTGGGGGCGATCCTCGAAGCGCGCGGTCTGCGCGTGGCGATCCTGAAGCTGGACCCCTACATCAACGTCGATCCCGGGACGATGAATCCTTTCCAGCACGGAGAGGTCTTCGTCACCGACGACGGGTCCGAGACCGATCTCGACCTCGGTCACTACGAGCGCTTCATCTCGACACGCACGAGCAAGCGCAACAACTTCACGGCCGGCCAAGTTTACGACTCGGTCATCAGCAAGGAACGCAAGGGAGAGTTTCTGGGCGGCACCGTGCAGGTCATTCCGCACATCACCGACGAAATCAAGGCGCGCATCCGCGCGGCGGCCGAAGGCGTGGATATCGTGATGGTCGAGGTCGGCGGCACCGTGGGCGACATCGAGAGCCTGCCCTTCCTCGAAGCCATCCGCCAGTTCCGTTACGACGAGGGACCTGAAAACACGGCGTACATCCACTTGACGCTCGTGCCGTATCTGGAAGGGGCGGGCGAACTGAAAACCAAGCCGACGCAGCACTCGGTCAAGGAGCTGCGCGAAATCGGCATCCAGCCCGACGTCATCATCTGTCGGTCGGATCAGCCTCTGTCGAAATCGATCAAGGCCAAAATCGCTCTGTTTTGCAACGTCAAGGAAGAGGCGGTGATCTCGGCGATCACCGTGTCGCACGTCTACGCCATTCCGCTGCACTTCCACGAGGAAGGCATGGACGACATCATCCTCGAGACGCTGGGCGTGTGGGCGGCGGAACCCGACCTGAAGGCCTGGAAGTCGATCAACCGCGCGCTCGTGTCGCCCAAGAAAAAGACGCGTATCGCCATCGTCGGCAAGTACGTTCACCTGAAGGACAGTTACAAGAGCCTCAACGAAGCGCTCGTGCATGGCGGCATCGCCAACAAGACGAAGGTCGAACTCATCTTCGTCGATTCCGAGGAACTCTCGTCGTCGGAGGAGTGCGCGAAGCGGTTCGCCGATGTCGGCGGCATTCTGGTGCCGGGCGGATTCGGTCTGCGCGGCATCGAGGGCAAGATCCTCGCGGCGCGGTATGCACGTGAAAACCGTGTGCCGTACTTCGGAATCTGCCTCGGGCTCCAGATCGCCACGATCGAATTCGCCCGCCACGTGTGCGGCATGGAAGGTGCCAATTCCACCGAGTTCAACAAGAAGTCGCCGTACCCCGTGATCTGCCTGATGGCCGAGCAGGAAAACGTGACGAAGATGGGCGCGACGATGCGCCTCGGCGCCTACGACTGTCATGTCACCAAGGGAACGCACGCGATGAAGGCGTACAAGGAAACGGACATTTCCGAGCGCCACCGGCATCGTTTCGAGGTCAACAACTCGCTGCTGGCGAAGCTGGAAGAAAAGGGCCTCATTGTCTCGGGGCGCAATCTCGCGCAAAACCTCGTCGAGATCGTCGAGATTCCGGACCATCCGTGGTTTCTCGGCTGTCAGTTCCATCCCGAGTTCAAGAGCCGGCCGGTCGATTGCCACCCCCTGTTCCGCGATTTCGTCGCGGCATCGGTGGCGCACCGTCAGGAGGACTGCGACGAAGGGGCGATCTCGATCCACGAGATGAAGAGCGGCGTTGAATGA
- a CDS encoding ROK family protein translates to MTRPLSVTVAAVDLGGTAIKAGLFDGHGHALAEKRVPTGDDLRAEAIADAIVSVVRDVCGTHATAGLGIGVPGGVYADGRTVSQAPQFPLWKDVDLASMLEERLACPVALDNDANLAALGESWLGAGRGVQNLAMYTLGTGIGGGLILAGRVWRGAWGMAGELGHVTIDRDGPLCGCGNRGCLESQANLKAVVARGEDALNHGRSPILREISRDRLDPVTPEAIYDAATRGCATCREIFEDVGSFLGIAAAGLLNVLNVETILVGGGMSGAWEFIEDSLRREIRSRAFRVPAEMVVVRRAELGNRAGLVGAARMALLDTA, encoded by the coding sequence ATGACACGCCCGCTCTCCGTCACCGTGGCGGCAGTCGACCTGGGCGGTACCGCCATCAAGGCCGGGCTCTTCGACGGTCACGGCCATGCGCTCGCCGAAAAGCGCGTGCCCACCGGCGACGACCTGCGCGCGGAAGCGATCGCCGACGCCATCGTGAGCGTCGTCCGCGACGTTTGCGGCACGCACGCGACCGCCGGCCTCGGGATCGGAGTGCCGGGAGGCGTCTACGCCGACGGCCGCACGGTCAGCCAGGCGCCGCAGTTTCCGTTGTGGAAAGACGTCGATCTCGCGTCGATGTTGGAGGAACGCCTCGCCTGCCCCGTCGCCCTCGACAACGACGCCAATCTCGCCGCGCTCGGCGAATCGTGGCTCGGCGCGGGGCGCGGCGTGCAGAATCTGGCCATGTACACGCTCGGAACGGGAATCGGCGGCGGGTTGATCCTTGCCGGGCGCGTATGGCGCGGTGCGTGGGGAATGGCGGGTGAGCTCGGCCACGTGACGATCGATCGCGACGGACCGCTTTGCGGATGCGGAAACCGCGGGTGCCTGGAATCGCAGGCCAACCTCAAGGCGGTCGTCGCACGCGGCGAAGACGCGTTGAATCACGGTCGATCCCCGATTTTGCGAGAAATCTCACGCGATCGACTTGACCCTGTCACACCCGAGGCGATATACGACGCCGCGACGAGGGGATGTGCGACCTGCCGGGAGATTTTCGAGGATGTCGGAAGCTTTCTGGGCATCGCCGCGGCCGGGCTCCTCAACGTGCTCAACGTGGAGACGATCCTCGTGGGCGGCGGCATGAGCGGGGCCTGGGAGTTCATCGAGGATTCCCTGCGTCGCGAGATCCGCTCGCGGGCCTTTCGCGTCCCGGCCGAGATGGTCGTCGTCCGGCGGGCGGAGCTCGGCAATCGGGCCGGGCTGGTCGGCGCGGCGCGCATGGCGCTTCTCGACACCGCCTGA
- a CDS encoding KpsF/GutQ family sugar-phosphate isomerase: protein MTDQSHIATAREVLESERRGIAQVADRLGPEFDAAVSLLHACVGKVIVTGMGKSGHIGSKIASTLASTGTSAVFVHPGEGMHGDLGVIAKDDVVLALSYSGNSPEILAILPSIRRIGAPLVVMTGKADSPMAVAADVVLDCRVDEEACPLGLAPTTSTTASLALGDALAVALLKKSGFSAEDFALRHPGGALGKRLLLRVDDVMVTGDRVPRVRFGSRVSDAVVEMSSKRMGITGVFSEDDRLVGCLTDGDLRRGMQAHANLFERSVDEVMTGNPRSLPVGTMAVDALRLMENARIWVLFITESAESRRVVGALHMHDLLREGLE from the coding sequence ATGACGGACCAGTCCCACATCGCCACGGCGCGCGAAGTGCTCGAGTCCGAGCGGCGCGGCATCGCGCAGGTCGCGGATCGTCTCGGGCCGGAGTTCGACGCGGCGGTGAGTCTTTTGCACGCGTGCGTCGGCAAGGTGATCGTGACCGGCATGGGCAAGAGCGGGCACATCGGGTCGAAGATCGCGTCCACGCTCGCGAGCACCGGCACCAGCGCGGTGTTCGTGCATCCCGGCGAGGGCATGCACGGCGATTTGGGCGTGATCGCGAAAGATGACGTGGTGCTCGCGCTCAGCTACTCGGGCAATTCGCCGGAAATCCTGGCGATCCTTCCCTCCATTCGCCGCATCGGCGCGCCGCTCGTGGTCATGACGGGCAAGGCCGACTCGCCGATGGCGGTCGCGGCCGATGTGGTGCTCGACTGCCGCGTGGACGAAGAGGCGTGTCCGCTCGGCCTCGCCCCGACGACGAGCACGACCGCGAGTCTGGCACTGGGCGACGCGCTCGCGGTGGCGCTGCTCAAGAAGAGCGGGTTTTCGGCGGAGGATTTCGCCCTACGCCATCCGGGCGGCGCGCTCGGCAAGAGGTTGCTGCTTCGGGTCGACGATGTGATGGTGACGGGCGATCGCGTGCCGCGCGTCCGCTTCGGTTCCCGCGTGTCCGACGCCGTCGTCGAGATGTCATCAAAACGCATGGGCATCACCGGCGTCTTTAGCGAGGACGACCGGCTTGTCGGGTGTCTGACCGACGGTGATCTGCGACGCGGCATGCAGGCGCACGCGAACCTGTTCGAGCGGTCAGTGGACGAGGTCATGACGGGCAATCCGCGCTCCCTACCGGTGGGGACGATGGCCGTGGATGCCCTACGGTTGATGGAAAACGCGCGGATCTGGGTGCTGTTCATCACCGAATCCGCCGAGTCGCGCCGCGTGGTGGGCGCGCTGCACATGCACGACCTGCTGCGCGAGGGGCTCGAATAG
- a CDS encoding DUF1926 domain-containing protein: protein MKNPVTFCIALHNHQPVGNFGHVFDDAFRKSYAPFLDVLHNHPTVRVSLHTSGPLLDWMEEHQPGYLKRLKSFVDAGRVEILGGGYYEPILTIIPRRDAAMQIETMAAFVKRRFGRRPRGIWLTERIWEPGLPELLAENGVEYTLLDESHFRASGVEPDAMIGHYVAEKLGRAVHIFPIRKDLRYAIPFAEPEKTVEILKKLGEASPGTCVTYGDDGEKFGLWPNTYDWVYERRWLEKFFDELAKNSDWLTTATLSEAFDRVPATGRSYLPATSYHEMTQWALPTEAGVALEKLGEDLKKRGEWEQSERFIRGGFWDNFLVKYDEANRLHKRMLRVSEKIARCPEVSAHTTLAMTALMKGQCNCAYWHGLFGGLYLNYLRDAVTRHLAQAESYADLMLHGGASSARVEVADFDLDGRHDVILESPWYRAVVNPADGGTLADLVLVRQNFDITNVMTRRREIYHERVRQASTATSDGVVSAHDMIVAKETGLEEYLRYDRHTRVAFRDRAFAEIPTLDQTLSDIPESVGRLADLRYDFSVGPDSDSPRARLVASTEISADGVAAPIRIEKEFRVAADTPEFVVSYRWTNTGATAVRFVWAAEMNFTLLAADASDRWVTVNGLRHSPRESFDATTSLVALHDGWQDFTMSVDLDSKATLRQYPIETVSQSEAGFERTYQGTCLVVYLTVAIEPGRAATASFTFTVLTGAKD from the coding sequence GTGAAAAACCCCGTCACCTTCTGCATCGCGCTGCACAATCACCAACCCGTGGGGAACTTTGGTCACGTCTTCGACGACGCGTTCCGAAAGAGCTATGCGCCGTTTCTCGACGTCTTGCACAACCATCCGACCGTCCGCGTCTCGCTGCACACCTCCGGACCCCTGCTCGATTGGATGGAAGAGCATCAGCCCGGCTACCTCAAGCGACTCAAGTCTTTCGTCGATGCCGGGCGCGTCGAAATTCTCGGCGGCGGATACTACGAGCCGATCCTCACGATCATTCCCCGGCGCGACGCGGCGATGCAGATCGAGACCATGGCCGCGTTCGTGAAACGCCGCTTCGGTCGCCGCCCTCGCGGAATCTGGCTCACCGAGCGCATCTGGGAACCGGGGCTGCCCGAACTGCTCGCGGAAAACGGCGTGGAATACACCCTGCTCGACGAGAGTCACTTCCGCGCATCCGGTGTCGAGCCCGACGCGATGATCGGCCACTACGTCGCCGAAAAACTCGGCCGCGCGGTGCACATCTTTCCGATCCGCAAGGACCTGCGTTACGCGATTCCCTTCGCCGAACCGGAAAAGACGGTCGAGATCCTGAAAAAGCTGGGCGAGGCGTCACCCGGAACGTGCGTAACCTACGGCGACGACGGCGAGAAATTCGGACTGTGGCCGAACACCTACGACTGGGTTTACGAACGCAGGTGGCTCGAAAAATTCTTCGACGAACTCGCGAAAAACTCCGATTGGCTGACGACGGCCACGCTGTCCGAGGCGTTCGACCGCGTGCCCGCCACGGGACGCTCTTACCTGCCCGCGACCAGCTATCACGAAATGACCCAGTGGGCGCTGCCGACCGAGGCCGGCGTCGCGCTGGAGAAGCTCGGTGAGGATCTGAAAAAACGCGGTGAGTGGGAGCAGTCGGAGCGCTTTATCCGCGGCGGATTCTGGGACAACTTCCTGGTGAAATACGACGAGGCGAACAGGCTTCACAAGCGCATGTTGCGCGTGTCCGAAAAAATCGCTCGTTGCCCGGAGGTCAGCGCTCACACGACGCTTGCGATGACGGCCCTGATGAAGGGCCAGTGCAACTGCGCCTACTGGCACGGCCTCTTCGGCGGACTGTATCTCAATTATCTGCGCGACGCCGTCACGCGCCATCTGGCGCAGGCCGAAAGCTACGCCGACCTCATGCTCCACGGCGGCGCTTCGAGCGCGCGGGTCGAGGTCGCCGACTTCGATCTCGACGGTCGCCACGACGTGATTCTCGAATCGCCGTGGTATCGCGCCGTCGTCAATCCGGCGGACGGCGGCACGCTCGCCGATCTCGTGCTCGTCCGACAGAATTTCGACATCACGAACGTCATGACGCGTCGCCGCGAGATTTATCACGAGCGCGTGCGGCAGGCTTCGACCGCGACGAGCGACGGCGTCGTCAGTGCGCACGACATGATTGTCGCGAAGGAAACCGGCCTCGAAGAATATCTGCGTTACGACCGGCACACCCGCGTGGCGTTTCGCGACCGTGCGTTCGCCGAGATTCCGACTCTGGACCAGACGCTTTCGGACATCCCGGAATCCGTCGGTCGCCTCGCCGATCTGCGCTATGACTTTTCCGTCGGCCCGGACTCGGATTCGCCCCGCGCGCGCCTCGTCGCCTCGACCGAAATCTCGGCGGACGGCGTCGCCGCGCCGATCCGCATCGAAAAGGAATTTCGCGTCGCGGCCGACACGCCCGAGTTCGTTGTGAGCTATCGCTGGACGAATACCGGCGCGACGGCGGTGCGTTTCGTGTGGGCCGCGGAGATGAATTTTACGCTGCTCGCCGCGGACGCTTCCGACCGATGGGTCACCGTCAACGGGCTGCGTCACTCGCCGCGCGAATCGTTTGACGCAACGACGTCGCTGGTCGCGCTTCACGACGGCTGGCAGGACTTCACCATGTCCGTGGATCTCGACTCGAAGGCCACGCTTCGACAGTACCCGATCGAGACCGTCTCCCAGTCGGAGGCCGGATTCGAGCGGACGTATCAGGGCACCTGCCTCGTCGTTTATCTAACCGTGGCGATCGAACCGGGTCGCGCCGCGACCGCGTCCTTCACGTTCACGGTTCTCACCGGCGCGAAGGACTGA
- a CDS encoding ketoacyl-ACP synthase III — MSVCSKVTGVGFFVPDRVVTNDDLSALIDTSDEWIHQRTGIRARRHAPDGMTNVDMAEIAAKHAMDEAGIGPGDIDLLIAATLSPDYSFPSNAPFIQRRLGLGPVAAIDVRNQCTGFLYSIAVADAYIRTGRARRVLVIGSEVQSGGLDFDSRSRDIAVIFGDGAGAFVMEAGDSSDGKGVLAVALHGDGTHAEDLWTDAERSYEHPRLTMEMYESGAVWPKMRGRAVFIQAVKELPEIINEVLAKTGHALDDVDCFAFHQANLRINQWVGSSMNIPDEKIFNNIERYGNTTAATIPGVIFEARASGLIHDGSLVVAAAFGAGFTSAAITIRF; from the coding sequence ATGAGTGTTTGCTCGAAGGTCACCGGCGTCGGGTTTTTTGTGCCCGACCGAGTAGTCACGAACGACGACTTGTCGGCGTTGATCGACACCAGCGACGAGTGGATCCATCAGCGCACGGGCATCAGAGCGCGCCGCCATGCGCCGGACGGCATGACGAACGTCGACATGGCCGAGATCGCCGCGAAGCACGCGATGGACGAGGCGGGTATCGGCCCGGGCGACATCGACCTGCTGATCGCGGCGACGCTTTCGCCCGACTACTCGTTTCCCAGCAACGCACCGTTCATCCAGCGGCGGCTCGGCCTCGGGCCGGTGGCGGCCATCGACGTGCGCAACCAGTGCACCGGATTCCTCTACAGCATCGCGGTCGCCGATGCGTACATCCGAACCGGACGGGCACGCCGAGTGCTCGTGATCGGCTCGGAGGTCCAGAGCGGCGGCCTCGACTTCGACTCGCGATCGCGCGACATCGCGGTCATCTTCGGCGACGGCGCGGGCGCGTTCGTGATGGAGGCGGGCGATTCGTCCGATGGCAAGGGCGTACTGGCGGTGGCGCTGCACGGCGACGGCACGCACGCCGAAGACCTTTGGACGGATGCCGAACGCAGCTACGAGCATCCGCGCCTCACGATGGAGATGTACGAGTCGGGCGCGGTGTGGCCGAAGATGCGCGGACGCGCCGTGTTCATCCAGGCGGTCAAGGAACTGCCCGAGATCATCAACGAGGTGCTCGCGAAGACCGGCCACGCGCTCGACGACGTGGACTGCTTTGCGTTTCATCAGGCGAATCTGCGCATCAACCAGTGGGTCGGCTCGTCGATGAACATTCCCGACGAGAAGATCTTCAACAACATCGAGCGTTACGGAAACACCACGGCCGCGACGATTCCCGGCGTGATTTTCGAGGCCCGCGCTTCCGGCCTGATCCACGACGGGTCGCTGGTCGTCGCGGCGGCGTTCGGCGCGGGGTTCACCTCCGCGGCCATTACGATTCGATTCTGA